In a single window of the Acidobacteriota bacterium genome:
- the lptF gene encoding LPS export ABC transporter permease LptF, which yields MPRLIDRYIIRSIVSPFLISLLVFTFILIMPFLVKLAEPLIAKGVAAGTIVRLMVTLLPQALSVTIPMALLVGVLVGLGRFSADREWVAVQACGVSIFRVARPVIILALAGWAVTSWVIIKALPDANQASREITFRIVAQRTESEVKPRVFFEDFPNRVLYVRDIPKDGSGWRDVFLADTTVAANPVVYIASRGRLFVDREKRMVELYLEDGSTHTGKAGAPEEYDISRFQQLHLTLDPETVFPRNGPQKGAQEMTITELRQQVEELARRGISTHAEVMAIQQKFSIPVACLVFAMMGVALGLTTRRDGKLAGFVLGIAVIFVYYLLLTTAQSAVKGKLMAAWLAPWVPNIVLGGAGIALLLARGATLRRWRSIVGKLTRLAGRLGSFRWLAVLSGRRPEADDSGGWVPRAKRSARGWTPRGATILDAYLGRTYLGVFAVTFSGLVAIFYVSTFIELSEKLFKGQATVQTLIEYLYWATPQFVYFCIPLAVLIGGLVTIGLLTRSSELVVMRACGISLYRTTVPLALFALLAGGALFLLEERVLAPSNKRADALLHVIRGGSPLTFDIGNRKWLVAKNGDIYNYVFFDAQRNELDVLSVFRFAGKAWRIQSRSFFRTASFSGHATGREDLVAWDGKDGWTREFDRRVEERSFRPVPSASFQMEPPQFFVTEPVDADRMTYGQLKRYIAEMRTVGFNVVKDEVALHRKVSFPWVTLIMMLIAVPFAVTTGRRGAMYGIGLGIALAVVYRIADSVFGALGTGGLIMPMLAAWSANILFAAVAIYLLLTVRT from the coding sequence ATGCCGCGACTCATCGACCGCTACATCATCCGCAGCATCGTCAGCCCGTTTCTGATTTCGCTGCTCGTCTTCACCTTCATCCTGATCATGCCGTTCCTGGTCAAGCTGGCCGAGCCGCTCATCGCCAAGGGCGTCGCGGCCGGCACGATCGTGCGGTTGATGGTGACGCTGCTTCCACAGGCGCTCTCGGTAACGATCCCGATGGCGCTGCTGGTCGGCGTGCTGGTCGGCCTCGGGCGCTTCTCCGCCGACCGCGAATGGGTGGCTGTGCAGGCGTGCGGCGTGAGCATCTTCCGGGTCGCGCGCCCGGTCATCATCCTGGCCCTTGCTGGCTGGGCTGTGACCTCCTGGGTCATCATCAAAGCGCTGCCGGACGCGAACCAGGCGTCGAGGGAGATTACCTTCCGGATCGTGGCGCAGCGCACCGAAAGTGAGGTCAAGCCCCGTGTCTTCTTTGAGGATTTCCCGAATCGCGTCCTCTACGTCCGCGACATCCCCAAGGACGGTTCCGGCTGGCGGGACGTGTTCCTCGCCGACACCACGGTAGCCGCCAACCCAGTGGTCTACATTGCTTCGCGTGGCCGGCTCTTCGTCGACCGCGAGAAACGCATGGTCGAGCTCTACTTGGAGGACGGCAGTACGCACACCGGCAAAGCCGGCGCACCAGAGGAATACGATATCTCCCGATTTCAGCAGTTGCACCTGACTCTTGATCCGGAAACGGTCTTTCCGCGTAACGGTCCCCAAAAAGGTGCCCAGGAAATGACCATCACCGAACTGCGGCAACAGGTCGAGGAACTGGCTCGCCGGGGGATTTCGACCCATGCTGAGGTCATGGCCATCCAGCAGAAGTTCTCGATACCAGTGGCGTGCCTTGTGTTCGCGATGATGGGCGTGGCTCTCGGCCTCACCACCAGGCGCGATGGCAAGCTGGCTGGATTCGTTCTCGGGATTGCGGTCATCTTCGTCTACTACCTCTTGTTGACGACGGCGCAGTCTGCCGTGAAGGGCAAGCTGATGGCGGCCTGGCTGGCGCCGTGGGTGCCGAATATCGTCCTGGGAGGCGCGGGGATCGCGCTCCTGCTGGCGCGGGGCGCGACCTTGCGCCGCTGGAGATCCATCGTCGGGAAGCTGACGCGGCTGGCTGGTCGGCTCGGTTCGTTCCGGTGGCTGGCTGTGCTTTCTGGCCGACGACCCGAGGCTGACGACTCCGGAGGATGGGTGCCGCGGGCCAAACGGTCGGCGCGGGGATGGACTCCGCGCGGCGCGACGATCCTGGATGCGTACCTGGGTCGCACGTACCTTGGCGTGTTTGCGGTCACGTTTTCCGGGTTGGTGGCGATCTTCTACGTGTCGACCTTCATTGAGCTCTCAGAAAAACTGTTCAAGGGCCAGGCCACGGTCCAGACGTTGATCGAGTACCTCTACTGGGCCACGCCCCAGTTCGTGTACTTCTGCATCCCACTGGCCGTGCTGATCGGCGGGCTCGTGACCATTGGCCTGCTCACACGCAGCAGTGAACTTGTCGTGATGCGGGCGTGCGGGATCAGCCTGTACCGCACGACGGTTCCGCTGGCGTTGTTCGCGCTGCTGGCGGGCGGGGCGCTGTTCCTGCTCGAGGAACGGGTTCTCGCCCCGTCGAACAAACGCGCGGACGCGCTGCTGCACGTGATTCGGGGCGGGTCGCCACTCACCTTCGACATAGGCAATCGCAAGTGGCTGGTGGCCAAGAACGGCGACATCTACAACTACGTCTTCTTCGATGCGCAGCGGAACGAGCTCGATGTCCTGTCAGTGTTTCGCTTCGCTGGCAAGGCCTGGAGGATACAGAGCCGTTCCTTCTTCCGGACGGCGTCCTTCAGTGGGCACGCCACGGGACGCGAGGACCTGGTGGCCTGGGATGGCAAGGACGGCTGGACGCGCGAGTTCGATCGCCGCGTCGAGGAACGCAGTTTCAGGCCGGTACCCTCCGCCAGCTTCCAGATGGAACCGCCCCAGTTCTTCGTCACCGAGCCAGTGGACGCGGACCGGATGACGTACGGTCAACTCAAGCGCTACATCGCCGAGATGCGGACCGTCGGCTTCAATGTCGTGAAGGACGAGGTGGCCCTGCATCGCAAGGTGTCGTTCCCGTGGGTCACGCTGATCATGATGCTCATCGCGGTGCCGTTTGCCGTGACAACCGGCCGACGTGGCGCGATGTACGGCATCGGGTTGGGTATCGCCCTCGCGGTCGTCTACCGCATCGCCGACAGCGTGTTCGGGGCGCTCGGAACCGGCGGTTTGATCATGCCGATGCTGGCGGCATGGTCCGCCAATATCCTGTTCGCCGCAGTCGCCATCTACTTGCTGCTCACCGTGCGGACCTGA
- a CDS encoding ParB/RepB/Spo0J family partition protein — protein MSKRSGLPETIRMRHDEHYVETLSAPAGTPIGRLVAIDQIDPNPDQPRQTMGDLSELMASIAEKGILEPLIVRARGGRYQIIAGERRYQAAVQVGLAELPVVIRDVDEDEVIELALVENLQRKDLTPFEEAEALHAVADKQGLTHEDLARRLGKSRTAITETLAINKMPEEVKTLCRLADITSKSLLLQIVRESDPRKMMALVERITRDGAAPTRQRAREAVAKPKRGRPRAFTFNYKAPTKAFKLRMTFSKHAVERSEIISALERILDELRNTK, from the coding sequence GTGTCTAAGCGATCGGGTCTGCCCGAGACCATTCGGATGCGCCACGACGAACACTACGTCGAGACGTTGTCGGCGCCCGCGGGAACGCCGATCGGCCGCCTCGTTGCCATCGACCAGATTGATCCCAATCCTGACCAGCCGCGGCAGACCATGGGCGATCTCTCGGAGTTGATGGCGTCGATTGCCGAGAAGGGGATTCTGGAGCCGCTGATTGTCCGGGCCAGGGGCGGGCGATATCAAATCATCGCCGGCGAGCGACGCTATCAGGCGGCGGTGCAGGTTGGCCTCGCCGAGTTGCCCGTCGTCATCCGAGACGTAGACGAGGACGAGGTCATCGAACTGGCGCTCGTCGAGAACCTCCAACGGAAGGATCTGACGCCGTTTGAGGAGGCGGAGGCTCTGCACGCGGTCGCCGACAAACAGGGATTGACGCACGAGGACCTTGCGAGGAGGCTGGGGAAGTCTCGGACGGCCATTACCGAGACGCTAGCCATCAACAAGATGCCAGAAGAGGTCAAGACGCTGTGTCGGCTGGCAGACATTACGTCTAAGTCATTGTTATTACAGATAGTTAGAGAGTCAGACCCGAGAAAAATGATGGCGCTTGTCGAGCGGATTACCCGCGACGGCGCCGCACCCACGCGTCAGCGAGCCCGCGAGGCGGTCGCCAAACCGAAGCGCGGTCGTCCCAGGGCGTTTACCTTCAACTACAAGGCGCCCACCAAGGCGTTCAAACTGAGGATGACGTTTTCGAAGCATGCGGTTGAACGTTCAGAGATCATTAGCGCGCTCGAACGCATTCTCGACGAACTGCGAAACACCAAGTAG
- a CDS encoding ParA family protein — MIVSIANQKGGVGKTTTAINLAAALALRGKRTLLVDMDPQANSSMSYLDVRHTELSLYDVMADNGCPLASIIQASTVPNLSVAPARIALAKLEAKLVGELDAHFRLKDRIEPIRTDYDAIVIDCPPTLGLLTVNALVASTHLLVPIQSSYFALEGTDDLLETVEKVRSRANPDLRLLGVLITMHDKRTALARDIRKQINQVFGEKVFATVISKSVRLEESPAYKEPIFSFAPDSSGATEYYRLCEEVIDRV, encoded by the coding sequence ATGATTGTATCGATCGCCAACCAGAAAGGCGGAGTCGGAAAAACGACGACTGCCATCAATCTGGCGGCGGCGCTCGCGCTCCGCGGCAAGCGAACGCTGCTGGTGGACATGGACCCGCAGGCCAACAGCAGCATGTCGTATCTCGACGTGCGCCACACCGAGCTCAGTCTGTACGACGTGATGGCCGACAATGGGTGTCCGCTGGCGTCGATCATCCAAGCCTCAACCGTCCCCAATCTCTCGGTGGCACCCGCCCGGATTGCCTTAGCCAAACTCGAAGCCAAACTGGTCGGCGAACTTGACGCCCATTTCCGGCTGAAGGACAGGATCGAGCCCATCCGGACCGATTACGACGCCATCGTCATCGACTGTCCGCCGACGCTCGGGCTGCTGACGGTCAACGCGTTGGTTGCCTCGACACACCTGCTGGTGCCTATTCAATCGTCCTACTTCGCTCTCGAAGGCACCGACGACCTGCTCGAGACTGTCGAGAAGGTGCGGAGCCGCGCGAACCCAGACTTGCGGTTGCTCGGCGTGTTGATCACGATGCACGATAAGCGCACGGCGCTGGCCCGGGACATCCGGAAGCAGATCAACCAGGTGTTTGGAGAGAAGGTGTTTGCGACGGTGATCAGCAAGAGCGTCCGACTCGAGGAGAGCCCGGCCTACAAGGAGCCTATCTTCAGCTTCGCGCCGGATTCGTCCGGGGCGACCGAATACTACCGGCTGTGTGAGGAGGTCATTGACCGTGTCTAA
- a CDS encoding bifunctional nuclease family protein, with protein sequence MQIEMVIKGLMVDPITSMPIIILRDRDGERVLPIWVGVFEANAIALQIENIATPRPMTHDLLRNVLKDLNAAVQRIVVSDLKDNTFYALIYVQCGGEVVAIDARPSDAIALALRTQAPIYVEEYVIDHAKAIDFSPDKTDSNRLQRWLESLDPEELGKYKM encoded by the coding sequence ATGCAGATTGAAATGGTGATCAAAGGACTGATGGTCGACCCCATCACCAGCATGCCTATCATCATCCTGCGAGACCGGGACGGAGAGCGGGTTTTGCCCATCTGGGTTGGCGTGTTCGAGGCCAATGCGATCGCTCTGCAAATCGAGAACATCGCGACGCCCAGGCCGATGACCCACGACCTGCTGCGCAACGTGCTGAAGGACCTGAATGCCGCCGTGCAGCGGATTGTCGTCTCCGACCTCAAGGACAATACCTTCTACGCGTTGATCTACGTGCAGTGCGGAGGGGAGGTCGTCGCCATCGATGCCAGGCCGAGCGATGCCATCGCGCTAGCCCTCCGGACACAGGCACCGATCTATGTCGAGGAGTACGTCATCGACCACGCCAAGGCCATCGACTTTTCGCCAGACAAGACCGACTCGAACCGGCTCCAGCGCTGGCTCGAGAGTCTGGATCCAGAGGAACTCGGCAAGTACAAGATGTAG
- the miaB gene encoding tRNA (N6-isopentenyl adenosine(37)-C2)-methylthiotransferase MiaB, with protein MSRRYLIETFGCQMNFHDSERMAGLLESAGYEPASDVADADVVILNTCTVREKAADKVVSRIGEIRAESEHLGREPLVAVAGCLAQQEGSALFKRAPYVDVVVGTQAEKRLPILVDQAIATSHRQIDINPYDDVSFPLGIARRSDAVKAYVTAIEGCNDFCAFCVVPYTRGHERMRPKADILAEVAQAAASGRKEVQLLGQIVNHYQAPDDPACDFAGLLAAVSDVTGVERIRFASPHPRHVTLRLVDAIATLPKVCKHLHLPAQSGSTRVLTAMRRRHTRDDYLTLVDQLRSKAPGIQLSTDMIVGFPGETESDHADTLSLVERVRFHSMFSFSYSERPGTLAAKRLQDDVPDDVKSRRLRELQSLQKGIQQSIHDSQVGRIFEVLIDSVSRRRDTEVSGRTTGNTVVNLPGTPEQLGSTMSVLIERAGPHSLWGRAVSKTS; from the coding sequence ATGTCGCGACGGTACTTGATCGAAACCTTCGGCTGCCAGATGAACTTCCACGATTCCGAGCGCATGGCCGGACTCCTGGAATCGGCTGGTTACGAGCCCGCGTCGGACGTGGCCGATGCGGATGTCGTGATCCTGAACACGTGCACCGTCCGCGAAAAGGCCGCGGACAAGGTCGTGAGCCGCATCGGCGAGATTCGCGCCGAATCGGAACATCTGGGCCGCGAACCGCTAGTGGCTGTCGCCGGGTGCCTGGCGCAGCAGGAGGGATCGGCGCTCTTCAAGCGGGCGCCCTACGTCGATGTGGTCGTCGGCACGCAAGCCGAGAAGCGCCTTCCAATCCTGGTGGACCAGGCGATCGCGACCTCGCACCGGCAGATCGATATCAATCCGTACGACGACGTGTCGTTTCCGCTGGGGATCGCGCGTCGGTCAGACGCGGTGAAGGCCTATGTGACGGCCATTGAAGGGTGCAACGATTTTTGCGCGTTCTGTGTGGTGCCGTACACCCGCGGACACGAGCGAATGAGGCCGAAAGCGGACATCCTCGCCGAGGTGGCGCAAGCCGCCGCGAGTGGCCGAAAAGAGGTCCAGTTATTAGGCCAGATCGTGAACCACTATCAAGCACCAGACGACCCGGCCTGTGACTTCGCGGGCCTGTTGGCCGCCGTCAGCGACGTGACCGGCGTGGAACGAATCCGGTTTGCCAGCCCGCACCCGCGGCACGTGACGCTCCGGCTCGTCGATGCGATCGCGACGCTTCCAAAGGTCTGCAAGCACCTGCACCTGCCGGCGCAATCGGGTTCCACTCGCGTGCTGACGGCGATGCGCAGGCGGCACACCCGCGACGACTACCTCACCTTGGTTGACCAGCTCCGTTCGAAGGCGCCAGGGATTCAGCTTTCGACAGATATGATTGTCGGGTTTCCCGGCGAGACTGAGTCGGACCACGCCGACACGCTCTCGCTCGTGGAACGCGTGCGATTCCACTCCATGTTCTCCTTCAGCTACTCCGAACGCCCGGGCACGTTGGCCGCGAAACGTCTGCAGGACGATGTGCCCGATGACGTCAAGTCGCGGCGCCTTCGCGAACTGCAAAGCCTGCAGAAGGGGATACAGCAGTCGATCCACGACAGCCAGGTTGGCCGGATCTTCGAGGTGCTCATCGACAGTGTCAGCCGGCGGCGCGACACCGAGGTATCCGGGCGAACCACGGGGAATACCGTGGTGAACCTCCCGGGGACGCCGGAGCAGTTGGGTTCCACGATGTCGGTGCTGATTGAGCGCGCTGGCCCGCACAGCCTGTGGGGCCGCGCGGTGTCAAAGACATCTTGA
- the recN gene encoding DNA repair protein RecN, with amino-acid sequence MLRYLNIRNLAVIESLEVTLQPGLNVMTGETGAGKSIVVGAVGLLLGDRASADVIRTGEEIAIIQAVFEHSGREVIVRREVNAQGRSRSFVDGVLVTASALKELGATLVDLHGQHEHQALLDPDVHLDLLDRYAGLASEREAVRQAFDEWTAAGTQLEQLRRVERDKEARAEFLRFQLSEIDRVKPVIGEDEELETSKRLLANAEKLKRLCDETYLRLYDDDLSVVTSIAVVWKRVGELAQFDPRFQPFLDSRDAIDAQLDELAGFVREYGAHIDASPDRLGEVEDRLAALERLKRKYGPTVGEVVARQTQCAQELTMLESAAEQVQRLEGRLDSAANAYRALAESLSRARRARAAAFASALEKELAELAMECARFEVRFEPPDPTDDGWTARGIDQAQFFVSPNPGEELRPLARIASGGELSRMMLALKTLASTDSPGKTLIFDEVDAGIGGRVADVVGQRLQSLGREFQVLCITHLPQIAAAGGSHYRVAKLVRQGRTVTSIEHLGEEARVDELARMMAGAVVTDGARSAAREMIAARGGESERGAKGERRKRK; translated from the coding sequence ATGCTGCGATATCTGAACATCCGGAACCTCGCTGTCATCGAGTCGCTGGAGGTCACACTTCAGCCGGGACTGAACGTCATGACGGGCGAAACCGGCGCCGGCAAGTCGATTGTGGTTGGCGCGGTTGGACTCCTGCTCGGCGACCGCGCTTCTGCGGACGTGATTCGTACTGGCGAAGAAATAGCGATCATCCAGGCGGTATTCGAGCATTCGGGTCGCGAGGTCATTGTCAGGCGAGAGGTCAACGCCCAGGGCCGCAGCCGGAGCTTCGTCGATGGGGTCCTGGTGACGGCCTCGGCACTCAAGGAACTGGGAGCCACGCTCGTCGACCTCCACGGTCAGCACGAACACCAGGCGCTGCTCGATCCGGACGTCCATCTTGATCTGCTCGATCGCTATGCCGGACTCGCCAGTGAGCGCGAGGCTGTGCGGCAGGCGTTTGATGAGTGGACCGCGGCGGGAACTCAACTCGAGCAGTTGCGTCGGGTCGAGCGTGACAAAGAGGCCCGTGCCGAGTTCCTGCGCTTCCAGTTGAGCGAGATTGACCGCGTCAAGCCGGTCATCGGAGAAGACGAGGAACTCGAGACATCCAAGCGGCTTCTCGCGAATGCCGAGAAGCTGAAGCGTTTGTGCGACGAGACCTACCTCCGGTTGTACGACGACGACTTGTCGGTGGTGACCTCGATCGCCGTCGTGTGGAAGCGAGTAGGGGAGCTGGCGCAGTTTGATCCGCGATTCCAGCCGTTCCTCGACAGTCGCGATGCGATCGATGCGCAGCTCGACGAATTGGCGGGGTTCGTTCGCGAATATGGCGCGCACATTGATGCTTCGCCCGATAGACTCGGCGAGGTCGAGGACCGCTTGGCGGCGTTGGAGCGTCTCAAGCGTAAGTACGGACCGACGGTAGGGGAGGTTGTCGCCCGACAGACCCAGTGCGCACAGGAACTGACCATGCTCGAGTCGGCAGCCGAGCAGGTGCAACGGCTGGAAGGTCGTCTTGATTCTGCGGCCAACGCGTACCGCGCATTGGCGGAGTCGTTGTCTCGCGCTCGCCGCGCCCGAGCGGCTGCCTTTGCATCGGCCCTCGAAAAGGAATTGGCGGAACTGGCGATGGAGTGCGCCAGATTCGAGGTTCGCTTCGAACCTCCAGACCCGACCGACGATGGGTGGACGGCGCGAGGCATCGACCAGGCCCAGTTTTTTGTCTCGCCGAACCCGGGTGAGGAATTGCGGCCTCTTGCGCGAATCGCGTCAGGAGGTGAGCTGTCGAGGATGATGCTCGCGTTGAAGACACTGGCCTCGACCGATTCGCCGGGCAAGACGTTGATCTTTGATGAGGTGGATGCCGGCATCGGGGGGAGAGTGGCCGACGTTGTGGGGCAGCGGCTCCAGTCGCTGGGCCGCGAGTTCCAGGTGCTCTGTATCACCCACCTTCCGCAGATCGCCGCCGCCGGGGGCAGTCACTACCGTGTGGCCAAGCTCGTCCGGCAGGGGAGAACCGTCACGTCGATCGAGCACCTCGGCGAGGAGGCCCGTGTCGACGAGCTGGCCCGGATGATGGCCGGCGCGGTCGTCACCGACGGCGCGCGCTCGGCAGCGCGGGAGATGATTGCCGCTCGCGGGGGCGAAAGCGAACGTGGAGCGAAAGGCGAAAGGCGAAAGCGAAAATAG
- a CDS encoding MotA/TolQ/ExbB proton channel family protein, which translates to MTANSIAGDGVIELVLRSGAVAKFVLLILAAFSVVSWGIILHKLWHFYRIQTQTARFLVVFRRSSKFSEVHAVCQSFAASPLVGIFQAGYAELNTQLRQSAQPPASPGGPPARPMLKSLSAVDRALLRAAAVEVTRIERNLSVLATTASISPFIGLFGTVWGIMTSFQRIASVGSTNLGVVAPGIAEALIATAAGLFAAIPAVYFYNHFVADVKRLTSSMDDFSLEFLNIAERNFT; encoded by the coding sequence GTGACTGCCAATTCCATTGCCGGCGACGGCGTCATCGAACTGGTGCTTCGGTCGGGAGCCGTCGCGAAATTCGTCCTGCTCATCCTGGCCGCGTTCTCGGTCGTCTCCTGGGGGATTATCCTCCACAAGCTATGGCATTTCTATCGGATCCAGACACAGACCGCCCGATTCCTGGTTGTCTTCCGGCGCAGTTCGAAGTTCTCCGAGGTCCATGCCGTCTGCCAGAGTTTCGCGGCCAGCCCGTTGGTCGGGATTTTTCAGGCCGGCTACGCCGAGTTGAACACCCAGTTGAGGCAGTCCGCACAGCCTCCGGCCAGTCCTGGAGGGCCTCCCGCTCGTCCAATGCTGAAGAGCCTGTCTGCCGTTGATCGTGCGCTGCTGAGAGCGGCTGCCGTGGAAGTGACCAGGATCGAACGCAATCTGTCGGTGCTGGCGACGACGGCCAGCATCTCACCGTTTATCGGGTTGTTTGGAACCGTGTGGGGCATCATGACGTCGTTCCAGCGGATTGCCAGCGTCGGCTCCACCAACCTCGGTGTGGTGGCGCCGGGGATCGCGGAGGCCCTCATTGCGACAGCCGCGGGGCTGTTCGCCGCCATCCCGGCTGTGTACTTCTACAACCACTTCGTGGCGGACGTGAAGCGATTGACGTCGAGCATGGATGATTTTTCGCTCGAGTTCCTGAACATCGCGGAACGCAACTTCACATAG
- a CDS encoding biopolymer transporter ExbD — translation MANVSPTESVSIGRGGRVRRVSSSLAEINVVPLVDVMLVLLIIFMVTAPMLQRGVDVNLPVSRRSAAITDERIFVTVPLSYRQNHTVRLGDEPVRVELLAERIRQATDGRADRDVFLRGDGGILLQELIEVMDRLKEAGVEKIGIVLRLPEER, via the coding sequence ATGGCAAATGTCAGTCCAACTGAGAGTGTCTCGATCGGACGCGGCGGAAGAGTTCGCCGTGTATCCTCGTCGCTCGCCGAGATCAACGTCGTCCCGCTGGTCGACGTAATGCTCGTCCTGCTCATCATCTTCATGGTCACCGCGCCGATGCTGCAGCGTGGTGTCGACGTCAATCTGCCTGTGTCGCGGCGGTCAGCGGCCATTACCGACGAACGCATCTTCGTGACGGTGCCTCTCAGCTACCGCCAGAATCACACGGTCAGACTTGGCGACGAGCCCGTCCGCGTTGAGCTGCTCGCCGAACGCATCCGGCAGGCGACCGATGGGCGCGCCGATCGCGATGTGTTTCTGCGCGGCGACGGCGGCATCCTGCTGCAGGAACTGATCGAAGTGATGGACCGGCTCAAGGAAGCCGGCGTGGAGAAGATCGGCATCGTGCTGAGGCTGCCGGAGGAACGCTAG
- a CDS encoding TonB family protein, giving the protein MEPVTSVLIERAHDVQGLPRMVTVSLVAHGALIAVLLLFPVLGPPRSAQDLQPVMTISLGGVPGPRAGGMTMMSRPSQGIATLPEPVKPANVIMPPTAKPPAMVLPERATKPVKPTPRPPTRPTIEAPPSAAITPPRVPFGGDAAQTSPNPNRGLGFGGLSTGGGAGQGGYLDVANFCCPDYLVTMVQLVQGNWNARQEVAGETLVKFRVLRDGRLTEIELERSSGYAALDLTAQRALFLTQRLPPLPSAFPEDHLTVHLRFPYQR; this is encoded by the coding sequence ATGGAGCCCGTCACCAGCGTGCTCATCGAGCGCGCGCACGATGTGCAGGGGCTGCCGCGCATGGTCACGGTCTCCCTGGTGGCGCACGGTGCGTTGATCGCCGTGCTCCTCCTCTTCCCGGTGCTTGGTCCTCCCCGCTCCGCGCAGGATCTTCAGCCTGTCATGACGATCTCGCTCGGCGGCGTCCCAGGTCCACGGGCGGGCGGGATGACGATGATGAGCAGGCCATCGCAAGGCATCGCCACATTGCCTGAGCCGGTGAAGCCGGCGAACGTCATCATGCCTCCGACAGCCAAGCCACCGGCGATGGTGTTGCCTGAGCGGGCGACCAAGCCGGTGAAGCCGACGCCGCGTCCACCCACGCGGCCGACCATTGAGGCGCCGCCTTCTGCGGCGATCACACCCCCGCGAGTGCCGTTCGGGGGAGATGCGGCGCAGACGAGTCCGAATCCGAACCGCGGCCTTGGGTTTGGTGGACTCTCGACAGGCGGAGGAGCCGGACAAGGTGGGTACCTCGACGTCGCCAACTTCTGCTGCCCTGACTACCTGGTGACGATGGTGCAACTGGTGCAGGGCAATTGGAATGCGCGCCAGGAAGTGGCCGGTGAGACGCTCGTGAAGTTCCGCGTTCTGCGAGACGGACGCCTCACCGAGATTGAGCTTGAACGGTCCAGCGGGTACGCGGCGCTCGATCTGACCGCGCAGCGGGCGTTGTTCCTGACGCAGCGGTTGCCGCCGCTGCCCTCGGCGTTTCCTGAGGATCACCTGACGGTCCACCTTCGTTTTCCCTATCAGCGGTGA
- the pal gene encoding peptidoglycan-associated lipoprotein Pal, whose protein sequence is MHSRWVSNGGWLVAVTVALVLSGACGAKKPPVAQPVQPPTTTTPMTDVVPLTPPAPTPVSVTESPLVTPRMTDDPMASRSIDDLNRESPLQPAFFEYDSAEVSAAARTALDANAAVLRKYPAWAVTVEGHCDERGTAEYNSALGERRAAAARTYLVSLGISAERLHIVSYGKEFPFDPAHAESAWAKNRRAHFVITTK, encoded by the coding sequence ATGCATAGCCGATGGGTGTCGAACGGCGGGTGGCTTGTCGCGGTGACCGTGGCCCTAGTGCTGAGTGGAGCGTGCGGCGCCAAGAAGCCCCCGGTCGCACAGCCGGTTCAGCCTCCGACAACCACGACACCGATGACAGACGTCGTCCCGCTGACGCCGCCCGCGCCGACGCCGGTTTCTGTCACCGAGTCGCCCCTGGTGACGCCGAGGATGACTGACGATCCCATGGCGTCGCGATCGATTGACGACCTCAATCGCGAATCGCCTCTGCAACCCGCGTTCTTTGAGTACGACAGCGCTGAGGTGAGCGCGGCCGCACGCACGGCGCTCGATGCCAATGCCGCCGTGCTGCGCAAGTATCCGGCGTGGGCCGTCACGGTCGAAGGCCACTGCGACGAGCGTGGGACGGCCGAATACAATAGCGCGCTCGGCGAACGGCGCGCCGCCGCGGCACGGACATACCTGGTATCGCTCGGCATCTCGGCCGAACGCCTGCACATTGTCAGTTACGGCAAGGAATTCCCGTTCGATCCCGCCCATGCCGAATCGGCGTGGGCGAAGAATCGTCGGGCCCATTTCGTGATTACGACGAAGTAA